A portion of the Magnolia sinica isolate HGM2019 chromosome 17, MsV1, whole genome shotgun sequence genome contains these proteins:
- the LOC131231353 gene encoding gibberellin 20-oxidase-like protein, producing the protein MSESHTSVQLPILDISQPLQPPSLTSLTKACKEWGFFHITNHGISKQLQNKLYSISKHLFSIPSHTKIQLGPSSHLKTYTPHFIASPFFESLRVSGPDFFASAKASADVLFHPPNPEFCKILQEYGSKMMELSKRIALILLSCLGDGLEMKFYESEFKNCNGYLRIINYTPPQMIAEEEELEGLGMHTDMSCITIVNQDEIGGLQVRSKEGSWMDIRPCEGTLVVNIGDLLQAWSNGRLRSSEHRVVLKRPVNRLSLAFFWCFEDEKVIWAPKEVVGEGNSRIYRPFVCVDYLKFRENSEKGRFEKVGYTIKDFAAAITTGRLNVE; encoded by the exons aTGTCTGAATCCCATACATCAGTGCAACTCCCTATCTTAGACATCTCCCAACCCTTACAACCTCCCTCTCTCACCTCTCTCACTAAAGCTTGCAAGGAATGGGGATTCTTCCACATCACAAACCATGGCATATCCAAACAACTCCAAAACAAGCTCTATTCCATCTCCAAGCACCTCTTCTCCATCCCTTCACACACCAAAATCCAGCTGGGCCCATCATCACATCTCAAAACCTACACTCCCCATTTCATTGCCTCTCCTTTCTTTGAAAGCCTCCGAGTCTCCGGTCCCGACTTCTTCGCCTCCGCCAAGGCCTCCGCAGACGTCCTCTTCCACCCTCCCAATCCCGAATTCTG TAAAATCTTGCAAGAATATGGAAGCAAGATGATGGAATTATCGAAAAGAATCGCCTTGATTCTCTTGAGTTGTTTGGGTGATGGTCTTGAGATGAAGTTCTACGAATCGGAGTTCAAGAATTGTAATGGGTATTTGAGGATAATCAACTACACCCCGCCGCAGATGATCGCCGAGGAAGAAGAGCTGGAAGGGCTTGGAATGCATACAGACATGAGCTGTATCACGATAGTCAACCAAGATGAGATTGGTGGGCTCCAAGTGAGATCAAAGGAAGGGAGTTGGATGGACATAAGGCCATGTGAGGGGACTCTTGTGGTCAACATTGGTGATTTGTTGCAAGCTTGGagcaatggacggttgagatcgtCCGAGCACCGGGTCGTCTTGAAGCGGCCGGTGAACCGCCTTTCACTCGCTTTCTTCTGGTGTTTTGAGGATGAGAAGGTGATTTGGGCACCTAAGGAAGTGGTGGGGGAAGGGAATTCAAGGATTTATAGGCCATTTGTTTGTGTGGATTATTTGAAGTTTAGAGAAAACTCTGAGAAAGGTAGGTTTGAGAAAGTCGGGTACACTATAAAGGATTTCGCTGCAGCCATCACCACTGGAAGATTGAATGTGGAATGA